Proteins from one Impatiens glandulifera chromosome 2, dImpGla2.1, whole genome shotgun sequence genomic window:
- the LOC124925459 gene encoding zinc finger CCCH domain-containing protein 22-like isoform X1, whose protein sequence is MDSYEATKIVFSRIQSLDPENASKAMGYILWQDLGEKEMIRLAFGPETLLISFITQAKSHLGLPSGAFPPTPSTPTSPSPFNPLANPTRPTSHLHQSSPRIVIPNNGFHVNPSSPSSPWSISGFSDHRSPNSHISPRPGSSLSYAAVVNGSGSNGVSGSFSPPAATSFPPPFYNNGSGGGDPSGDYNAAHVQEQLSFIDDSSSGNVDFADPIMSPSGRSDSVAFPFGNSGENHHHHAHRRSCSVSDAFLGGGGGGVSDDGGAGIGWRPCMYFARGFCKNGSTCKFIHGGGPFADSPDDSDVGSPGKMDGFEEFLRMKAIQQQRFAATSQLMAGGPFPYNKCMSFMNDSPRSAAAAAAALMMGDDIYKFGRFRGERSDFLAIANANSSSRQIYLTFPADSTFKEEDVSAYFSKFGPVQDVRIPYQQKRMFGFVTFIYPETVKMILAKGNPHFVCDSRVLVKPYKEKGKVPDKKQYQHSLERGEFPSGIDPREPYDLPIGPRMLCDPQELLLRRKLEEQAELQQVIELQSRRLRSLQLMDLRNHHHHLHSRAFHPNFPHGLPSPSSIPNHHAFQFEDAAIEDNNSEGNNGRSPLTADQQKQMGSGEVVENYIDDGENDNLLPESLEHNLPENLFASPTKAAGENSVFSVGSRETSNVSIMPATSPLNNMSSINSCYFQMPRFSSGREAIEMNVGHRG, encoded by the exons ATGGATTCCTATGAGGCAACTAAGATTGTCTTCTCCAGAATCCAGTCTTTGGATCCTGAAAATGCTTCAAAGGCCATGGGCTACATTCTATGGCAAGACCTAGGGGAGAAGGAAATGATTCGTCTGGCCTTCGGGCCGGAAACCCTTTTGATTTCATTCATTACTCAAGCCAAATCTCATCTGGGTCTTCCGTCCGGGGCATTTCCCCCTACACCTTCAACTCCTACTTCTCCATCCCCTTTCAATCCTTTGGCGAATCCGACAAGACCCACCTCTCATTTGCATCAATCTTCACCCAGAATCGTGATTCCTAACAATGGCTTCCATGTGAAcccatcttctccttcttcgcCTTGGTCGATTTCTGGGTTTTCCGATCACCGGAGCCCTAACAGTCACATCAGTCCTAGACCGGGTTCTTCTCTTTCTTACGCTGCTGTCGTTAATGGAAGCGGCAGTAACGGTGTTTCTGGATCGTTTTCTCCTCCCGCCGCTACTTCATTTCCGCCGCCGTTTTACAACAACGGCAGCGGCGGCGGTGACCCTAGTGGCGACTACAACGCCGCTCATGTGCAAGAGCAACTCTCCTTCATCGACGATTCCTCTTCCGGAAACGTTGATTTTGCAGATCCAATAATGAGTCCTAGCGGTCGGAGCGATTCGGTTGCGTTCCCGTTCGGAAATTCTGGCGAGAACCACCACCACCACGCCCACCGTCGTAGCTGTTCTGTGAGTGACGCGTTCCTtggcggaggaggaggaggagttTCTGATGATGGCGGCGCTGGGATTGGTTGGAGGCCTTGTATGTATTTTGCAAGAGGTTTCTGTAAAAATGGTAGCACTTGCAAATTCATACACGGAGGCGGCCCTTTTGCCGATTCTCCAGACGACTCTGATGTTGGCTCGCCGGGAAAAATGGATGGCTTCGAAGAGTTTCTGAGGATGAAAGCCATTCAACAGCAGAGATTCGCTGCAACCTCTCAGTTAATGGCTGGTGGGCCTTTCCCTTACAACAAATGCATGAGCTTCATGAATGATTCTCCAAG ATCTGCCGCAGCAGCTGCCGCAGCATTGATGATGGGGGATGATATTTACAAGTTTGGTAGATTCCGTGGAGAAAGATCTGATTTTTTAGCCATTGCAAATGCTAATTCCAGTTCCAGGCAGATTTACTTGACATTTCCAGCTGATAGCACCTTTAAGGAAGAAGACGTCTCTGCTTATTTTAG cAAGTTTGGACCAGTTCAGGATGTTAGGATTCCTTATCAGCAGAAGAGAATGTTTGGGTTTGTTACGTTTATTTACCCAGAAACTGTGAAGATGATTCTAGCAAAAGGAAATCCCCATTTTGTTTGTGATTCCCGTGTGCTTGTAAAGCCTTACAAGGAGAAGGGAAAAGTTCCAGACAA GAAGCAATATCAACATTCACTTGAAAGGGGAGAGTTTCCTTCTGGAATCGATCCTAGGGAGCCCTATGATCTTCCCATTG GACCGAGGATGCTCTGTGATCCTCAAGAACTCTTGCTGAGAAGGAAATTAGAGGAGCAGGCTGAGTTGCAGCAGGTTATTGAGCTTCAAAGTAGAAGGCTAAGGAGTTTGCAACTTATGGATTTAAGGAACCATCATCACCACCTTCATAGCCGTGCATTTCATCCCAACTTCCCACATGGGCTGCCTAGTCCTTCTTCCATCCCTAATCATCATGCTTTTCAGTTCGAAGATGCAGCTATTGAAGACAACAACTCagaag GGAACAATGGAAGATCACCATTGACTGCAGATCAGCAAAAGCAAATGGGAAGTGGTGAAGTTGTTGAAAATTATATTGATGATGGTGAAAATGATAACCTTCTTCCTGAAAg CTTGGAGCACAACCTTCCTGAGAATCTGTTTGCTTCTCCTACAAAAGCAGCAGGTGAAAATTCTGTATTCTCGGTTGGTAGTAGAGAAACTAGTAATGTCTCCATAATGCCAGCCACTTCACCTCTGAATAACATGTCTTCTATTAACTCATGTTACTTTCAAATGCCAAG GTTTTCCTCTGGGCGAGAAGCCATTGAAATGAATGTAGGTCATAGGGGATGA
- the LOC124925459 gene encoding zinc finger CCCH domain-containing protein 46-like isoform X3: protein MDSYEATKIVFSRIQSLDPENASKAMGYILWQDLGEKEMIRLAFGPETLLISFITQAKSHLGLPSGAFPPTPSTPTSPSPFNPLANPTRPTSHLHQSSPRIVIPNNGFHVNPSSPSSPWSISGFSDHRSPNSHISPRPGSSLSYAAVVNGSGSNGVSGSFSPPAATSFPPPFYNNGSGGGDPSGDYNAAHVQEQLSFIDDSSSGNVDFADPIMSPSGRSDSVAFPFGNSGENHHHHAHRRSCSVSDAFLGGGGGGVSDDGGAGIGWRPCMYFARGFCKNGSTCKFIHGGGPFADSPDDSDVGSPGKMDGFEEFLRMKAIQQQRFAATSQLMAGGPFPYNKCMSFMNDSPRSAAAAAAALMMGDDIYKFGRFRGERSDFLAIANANSSSRQIYLTFPADSTFKEEDVSAYFSKFGPVQDVRIPYQQKRMFGFVTFIYPETVKMILAKGNPHFVCDSRVLVKPYKEKGKVPDKKQYQHSLERGEFPSGIDPREPYDLPIGPRMLCDPQELLLRRKLEEQAELQQVIELQSRRLRSLQLMDLRNHHHHLHSRAFHPNFPHGLPSPSSIPNHHAFQFEDAAIEDNNSEGNNGRSPLTADQQKQMGSGEVVENYIDDGENDNLLPESLEHNLPENLFASPTKAAAIEMNVGHRG from the exons ATGGATTCCTATGAGGCAACTAAGATTGTCTTCTCCAGAATCCAGTCTTTGGATCCTGAAAATGCTTCAAAGGCCATGGGCTACATTCTATGGCAAGACCTAGGGGAGAAGGAAATGATTCGTCTGGCCTTCGGGCCGGAAACCCTTTTGATTTCATTCATTACTCAAGCCAAATCTCATCTGGGTCTTCCGTCCGGGGCATTTCCCCCTACACCTTCAACTCCTACTTCTCCATCCCCTTTCAATCCTTTGGCGAATCCGACAAGACCCACCTCTCATTTGCATCAATCTTCACCCAGAATCGTGATTCCTAACAATGGCTTCCATGTGAAcccatcttctccttcttcgcCTTGGTCGATTTCTGGGTTTTCCGATCACCGGAGCCCTAACAGTCACATCAGTCCTAGACCGGGTTCTTCTCTTTCTTACGCTGCTGTCGTTAATGGAAGCGGCAGTAACGGTGTTTCTGGATCGTTTTCTCCTCCCGCCGCTACTTCATTTCCGCCGCCGTTTTACAACAACGGCAGCGGCGGCGGTGACCCTAGTGGCGACTACAACGCCGCTCATGTGCAAGAGCAACTCTCCTTCATCGACGATTCCTCTTCCGGAAACGTTGATTTTGCAGATCCAATAATGAGTCCTAGCGGTCGGAGCGATTCGGTTGCGTTCCCGTTCGGAAATTCTGGCGAGAACCACCACCACCACGCCCACCGTCGTAGCTGTTCTGTGAGTGACGCGTTCCTtggcggaggaggaggaggagttTCTGATGATGGCGGCGCTGGGATTGGTTGGAGGCCTTGTATGTATTTTGCAAGAGGTTTCTGTAAAAATGGTAGCACTTGCAAATTCATACACGGAGGCGGCCCTTTTGCCGATTCTCCAGACGACTCTGATGTTGGCTCGCCGGGAAAAATGGATGGCTTCGAAGAGTTTCTGAGGATGAAAGCCATTCAACAGCAGAGATTCGCTGCAACCTCTCAGTTAATGGCTGGTGGGCCTTTCCCTTACAACAAATGCATGAGCTTCATGAATGATTCTCCAAG ATCTGCCGCAGCAGCTGCCGCAGCATTGATGATGGGGGATGATATTTACAAGTTTGGTAGATTCCGTGGAGAAAGATCTGATTTTTTAGCCATTGCAAATGCTAATTCCAGTTCCAGGCAGATTTACTTGACATTTCCAGCTGATAGCACCTTTAAGGAAGAAGACGTCTCTGCTTATTTTAG cAAGTTTGGACCAGTTCAGGATGTTAGGATTCCTTATCAGCAGAAGAGAATGTTTGGGTTTGTTACGTTTATTTACCCAGAAACTGTGAAGATGATTCTAGCAAAAGGAAATCCCCATTTTGTTTGTGATTCCCGTGTGCTTGTAAAGCCTTACAAGGAGAAGGGAAAAGTTCCAGACAA GAAGCAATATCAACATTCACTTGAAAGGGGAGAGTTTCCTTCTGGAATCGATCCTAGGGAGCCCTATGATCTTCCCATTG GACCGAGGATGCTCTGTGATCCTCAAGAACTCTTGCTGAGAAGGAAATTAGAGGAGCAGGCTGAGTTGCAGCAGGTTATTGAGCTTCAAAGTAGAAGGCTAAGGAGTTTGCAACTTATGGATTTAAGGAACCATCATCACCACCTTCATAGCCGTGCATTTCATCCCAACTTCCCACATGGGCTGCCTAGTCCTTCTTCCATCCCTAATCATCATGCTTTTCAGTTCGAAGATGCAGCTATTGAAGACAACAACTCagaag GGAACAATGGAAGATCACCATTGACTGCAGATCAGCAAAAGCAAATGGGAAGTGGTGAAGTTGTTGAAAATTATATTGATGATGGTGAAAATGATAACCTTCTTCCTGAAAg CTTGGAGCACAACCTTCCTGAGAATCTGTTTGCTTCTCCTACAAAAGCAGCAG CCATTGAAATGAATGTAGGTCATAGGGGATGA
- the LOC124925459 gene encoding zinc finger CCCH domain-containing protein 46-like isoform X4, with protein sequence MDSYEATKIVFSRIQSLDPENASKAMGYILWQDLGEKEMIRLAFGPETLLISFITQAKSHLGLPSGAFPPTPSTPTSPSPFNPLANPTRPTSHLHQSSPRIVIPNNGFHVNPSSPSSPWSISGFSDHRSPNSHISPRPGSSLSYAAVVNGSGSNGVSGSFSPPAATSFPPPFYNNGSGGGDPSGDYNAAHVQEQLSFIDDSSSGNVDFADPIMSPSGRSDSVAFPFGNSGENHHHHAHRRSCSVSDAFLGGGGGGVSDDGGAGIGWRPCMYFARGFCKNGSTCKFIHGGGPFADSPDDSDVGSPGKMDGFEEFLRMKAIQQQRFAATSQLMAGGPFPYNKCMSFMNDSPRSAAAAAAALMMGDDIYKFGRFRGERSDFLAIANANSSSRQIYLTFPADSTFKEEDVSAYFSKFGPVQDVRIPYQQKRMFGFVTFIYPETVKMILAKGNPHFVCDSRVLVKPYKEKGKVPDKKQYQHSLERGEFPSGIDPREPYDLPIGPRMLCDPQELLLRRKLEEQAELQQVIELQSRRLRSLQLMDLRNHHHHLHSRAFHPNFPHGLPSPSSIPNHHAFQFEDAAIEDNNSEGNNGRSPLTADQQKQMGSGEVVENYIDDGENDNLLPESLEHNLPENLFASPTKAAVRR encoded by the exons ATGGATTCCTATGAGGCAACTAAGATTGTCTTCTCCAGAATCCAGTCTTTGGATCCTGAAAATGCTTCAAAGGCCATGGGCTACATTCTATGGCAAGACCTAGGGGAGAAGGAAATGATTCGTCTGGCCTTCGGGCCGGAAACCCTTTTGATTTCATTCATTACTCAAGCCAAATCTCATCTGGGTCTTCCGTCCGGGGCATTTCCCCCTACACCTTCAACTCCTACTTCTCCATCCCCTTTCAATCCTTTGGCGAATCCGACAAGACCCACCTCTCATTTGCATCAATCTTCACCCAGAATCGTGATTCCTAACAATGGCTTCCATGTGAAcccatcttctccttcttcgcCTTGGTCGATTTCTGGGTTTTCCGATCACCGGAGCCCTAACAGTCACATCAGTCCTAGACCGGGTTCTTCTCTTTCTTACGCTGCTGTCGTTAATGGAAGCGGCAGTAACGGTGTTTCTGGATCGTTTTCTCCTCCCGCCGCTACTTCATTTCCGCCGCCGTTTTACAACAACGGCAGCGGCGGCGGTGACCCTAGTGGCGACTACAACGCCGCTCATGTGCAAGAGCAACTCTCCTTCATCGACGATTCCTCTTCCGGAAACGTTGATTTTGCAGATCCAATAATGAGTCCTAGCGGTCGGAGCGATTCGGTTGCGTTCCCGTTCGGAAATTCTGGCGAGAACCACCACCACCACGCCCACCGTCGTAGCTGTTCTGTGAGTGACGCGTTCCTtggcggaggaggaggaggagttTCTGATGATGGCGGCGCTGGGATTGGTTGGAGGCCTTGTATGTATTTTGCAAGAGGTTTCTGTAAAAATGGTAGCACTTGCAAATTCATACACGGAGGCGGCCCTTTTGCCGATTCTCCAGACGACTCTGATGTTGGCTCGCCGGGAAAAATGGATGGCTTCGAAGAGTTTCTGAGGATGAAAGCCATTCAACAGCAGAGATTCGCTGCAACCTCTCAGTTAATGGCTGGTGGGCCTTTCCCTTACAACAAATGCATGAGCTTCATGAATGATTCTCCAAG ATCTGCCGCAGCAGCTGCCGCAGCATTGATGATGGGGGATGATATTTACAAGTTTGGTAGATTCCGTGGAGAAAGATCTGATTTTTTAGCCATTGCAAATGCTAATTCCAGTTCCAGGCAGATTTACTTGACATTTCCAGCTGATAGCACCTTTAAGGAAGAAGACGTCTCTGCTTATTTTAG cAAGTTTGGACCAGTTCAGGATGTTAGGATTCCTTATCAGCAGAAGAGAATGTTTGGGTTTGTTACGTTTATTTACCCAGAAACTGTGAAGATGATTCTAGCAAAAGGAAATCCCCATTTTGTTTGTGATTCCCGTGTGCTTGTAAAGCCTTACAAGGAGAAGGGAAAAGTTCCAGACAA GAAGCAATATCAACATTCACTTGAAAGGGGAGAGTTTCCTTCTGGAATCGATCCTAGGGAGCCCTATGATCTTCCCATTG GACCGAGGATGCTCTGTGATCCTCAAGAACTCTTGCTGAGAAGGAAATTAGAGGAGCAGGCTGAGTTGCAGCAGGTTATTGAGCTTCAAAGTAGAAGGCTAAGGAGTTTGCAACTTATGGATTTAAGGAACCATCATCACCACCTTCATAGCCGTGCATTTCATCCCAACTTCCCACATGGGCTGCCTAGTCCTTCTTCCATCCCTAATCATCATGCTTTTCAGTTCGAAGATGCAGCTATTGAAGACAACAACTCagaag GGAACAATGGAAGATCACCATTGACTGCAGATCAGCAAAAGCAAATGGGAAGTGGTGAAGTTGTTGAAAATTATATTGATGATGGTGAAAATGATAACCTTCTTCCTGAAAg CTTGGAGCACAACCTTCCTGAGAATCTGTTTGCTTCTCCTACAAAAGCAGCAG TTAGGAGATGA
- the LOC124925459 gene encoding zinc finger CCCH domain-containing protein 22-like isoform X2 gives MDSYEATKIVFSRIQSLDPENASKAMGYILWQDLGEKEMIRLAFGPETLLISFITQAKSHLGLPSGAFPPTPSTPTSPSPFNPLANPTRPTSHLHQSSPRIVIPNNGFHVNPSSPSSPWSISGFSDHRSPNSHISPRPGSSLSYAAVVNGSGSNGVSGSFSPPAATSFPPPFYNNGSGGGDPSGDYNAAHVQEQLSFIDDSSSGNVDFADPIMSPSGRSDSVAFPFGNSGENHHHHAHRRSCSVSDAFLGGGGGGVSDDGGAGIGWRPCMYFARGFCKNGSTCKFIHGGGPFADSPDDSDVGSPGKMDGFEEFLRMKAIQQQRFAATSQLMAGGPFPYNKCMSFMNDSPRSAAAAAAALMMGDDIYKFGRFRGERSDFLAIANANSSSRQIYLTFPADSTFKEEDVSAYFSKFGPVQDVRIPYQQKRMFGFVTFIYPETVKMILAKGNPHFVCDSRVLVKPYKEKGKVPDKKQYQHSLERGEFPSGIDPREPYDLPIGPRMLCDPQELLLRRKLEEQAELQQVIELQSRRLRSLQLMDLRNHHHHLHSRAFHPNFPHGLPSPSSIPNHHAFQFEDAAIEDNNSEGNNGRSPLTADQQKQMGSGEVVENYIDDGENDNLLPESLEHNLPENLFASPTKAAGENSVFSVGSRETSNVSIMPATSPLNNMSSINSCYFQMPSH, from the exons ATGGATTCCTATGAGGCAACTAAGATTGTCTTCTCCAGAATCCAGTCTTTGGATCCTGAAAATGCTTCAAAGGCCATGGGCTACATTCTATGGCAAGACCTAGGGGAGAAGGAAATGATTCGTCTGGCCTTCGGGCCGGAAACCCTTTTGATTTCATTCATTACTCAAGCCAAATCTCATCTGGGTCTTCCGTCCGGGGCATTTCCCCCTACACCTTCAACTCCTACTTCTCCATCCCCTTTCAATCCTTTGGCGAATCCGACAAGACCCACCTCTCATTTGCATCAATCTTCACCCAGAATCGTGATTCCTAACAATGGCTTCCATGTGAAcccatcttctccttcttcgcCTTGGTCGATTTCTGGGTTTTCCGATCACCGGAGCCCTAACAGTCACATCAGTCCTAGACCGGGTTCTTCTCTTTCTTACGCTGCTGTCGTTAATGGAAGCGGCAGTAACGGTGTTTCTGGATCGTTTTCTCCTCCCGCCGCTACTTCATTTCCGCCGCCGTTTTACAACAACGGCAGCGGCGGCGGTGACCCTAGTGGCGACTACAACGCCGCTCATGTGCAAGAGCAACTCTCCTTCATCGACGATTCCTCTTCCGGAAACGTTGATTTTGCAGATCCAATAATGAGTCCTAGCGGTCGGAGCGATTCGGTTGCGTTCCCGTTCGGAAATTCTGGCGAGAACCACCACCACCACGCCCACCGTCGTAGCTGTTCTGTGAGTGACGCGTTCCTtggcggaggaggaggaggagttTCTGATGATGGCGGCGCTGGGATTGGTTGGAGGCCTTGTATGTATTTTGCAAGAGGTTTCTGTAAAAATGGTAGCACTTGCAAATTCATACACGGAGGCGGCCCTTTTGCCGATTCTCCAGACGACTCTGATGTTGGCTCGCCGGGAAAAATGGATGGCTTCGAAGAGTTTCTGAGGATGAAAGCCATTCAACAGCAGAGATTCGCTGCAACCTCTCAGTTAATGGCTGGTGGGCCTTTCCCTTACAACAAATGCATGAGCTTCATGAATGATTCTCCAAG ATCTGCCGCAGCAGCTGCCGCAGCATTGATGATGGGGGATGATATTTACAAGTTTGGTAGATTCCGTGGAGAAAGATCTGATTTTTTAGCCATTGCAAATGCTAATTCCAGTTCCAGGCAGATTTACTTGACATTTCCAGCTGATAGCACCTTTAAGGAAGAAGACGTCTCTGCTTATTTTAG cAAGTTTGGACCAGTTCAGGATGTTAGGATTCCTTATCAGCAGAAGAGAATGTTTGGGTTTGTTACGTTTATTTACCCAGAAACTGTGAAGATGATTCTAGCAAAAGGAAATCCCCATTTTGTTTGTGATTCCCGTGTGCTTGTAAAGCCTTACAAGGAGAAGGGAAAAGTTCCAGACAA GAAGCAATATCAACATTCACTTGAAAGGGGAGAGTTTCCTTCTGGAATCGATCCTAGGGAGCCCTATGATCTTCCCATTG GACCGAGGATGCTCTGTGATCCTCAAGAACTCTTGCTGAGAAGGAAATTAGAGGAGCAGGCTGAGTTGCAGCAGGTTATTGAGCTTCAAAGTAGAAGGCTAAGGAGTTTGCAACTTATGGATTTAAGGAACCATCATCACCACCTTCATAGCCGTGCATTTCATCCCAACTTCCCACATGGGCTGCCTAGTCCTTCTTCCATCCCTAATCATCATGCTTTTCAGTTCGAAGATGCAGCTATTGAAGACAACAACTCagaag GGAACAATGGAAGATCACCATTGACTGCAGATCAGCAAAAGCAAATGGGAAGTGGTGAAGTTGTTGAAAATTATATTGATGATGGTGAAAATGATAACCTTCTTCCTGAAAg CTTGGAGCACAACCTTCCTGAGAATCTGTTTGCTTCTCCTACAAAAGCAGCAGGTGAAAATTCTGTATTCTCGGTTGGTAGTAGAGAAACTAGTAATGTCTCCATAATGCCAGCCACTTCACCTCTGAATAACATGTCTTCTATTAACTCATGTTACTTTCAAATGCCAAG CCATTGA